One part of the Hyphomicrobiales bacterium genome encodes these proteins:
- a CDS encoding tyrosine-protein phosphatase: MPPTLKRLYRRAFPSRVEERSAYFKPPLIGWRRRLHAWFDMLAMDHGFIRYVYTNFHKVDDKLYRSSQPLPHQVRKWQRMGVKTIINLRGGMQYGSYPLEVEAAEQAGIAFEGLQLRSRALPDVAQLEKLETLLKSIAYPAVIHCKAGADRASLGSALYFLILHNDYERALSQMTLRYGHIKGSKTGVLDAMVETYVRDGVPQGQTFMQWVRDGYDPQAIAAAFKPKMLSSFFGDTVLHRE, translated from the coding sequence GTGCCACCAACCCTCAAACGCCTTTACCGCCGCGCCTTCCCCTCACGGGTTGAAGAGCGCTCGGCCTATTTCAAGCCGCCCCTTATCGGCTGGCGACGGCGTCTGCACGCCTGGTTCGACATGCTGGCGATGGATCATGGCTTCATCCGCTACGTCTACACCAATTTCCACAAGGTCGATGACAAGCTCTACCGCTCATCGCAGCCGCTGCCGCATCAGGTGCGCAAATGGCAGCGCATGGGGGTGAAAACCATCATCAATCTGCGCGGCGGCATGCAATATGGCTCCTACCCACTGGAGGTTGAAGCTGCCGAACAGGCCGGCATCGCCTTTGAGGGCCTGCAATTGCGGTCACGCGCTTTGCCGGATGTTGCCCAGTTGGAAAAGCTTGAAACGCTGCTGAAATCCATCGCCTATCCGGCGGTGATTCACTGCAAAGCGGGCGCGGACCGAGCGAGCCTCGGCAGCGCGCTCTATTTCCTCATCCTGCACAATGATTATGAGCGCGCGCTCAGCCAGATGACGCTGAGATATGGCCATATCAAAGGCTCAAAGACCGGGGTTTTGGACGCCATGGTCGAGACCTATGTGCGCGATGGCGTGCCCCAGGGGCAGACCTTCATGCAATGGGTGCGCGACGGTTACGACCCGCAAGCCATCGCGGCCGCCTTCAAGCCGAAGATGCTGTCATCCTTCTTCGGCGACACGGTCCTGCACCGGGAATGA
- the thpR gene encoding RNA 2',3'-cyclic phosphodiesterase: MPRLFTGLELPRVVADQLALLQGGLHGARWIDRDNFHITLRFIGDVDHAIAREVVSALDRVRHGPITLTLDGLGSFGGNKPHSVFVRIAPTQELADLQGEQERIMQRLGLKPERRSFIPHITLARCRGLQPGAVAHWLSLRGGIMNLSFEVDRFVLYSSRDSVGGGPYVVEEDYPLVA; the protein is encoded by the coding sequence ATGCCGCGCTTGTTCACCGGTTTGGAGTTGCCGCGTGTGGTCGCCGATCAACTCGCCCTGCTTCAGGGCGGCCTACATGGTGCGCGGTGGATCGACCGGGACAATTTTCACATCACGCTGCGATTCATCGGCGATGTCGATCACGCGATCGCCCGCGAGGTCGTGTCGGCGCTGGATCGCGTGCGCCACGGCCCCATAACGCTGACGCTCGATGGCTTGGGTTCGTTTGGTGGCAACAAACCGCATTCGGTATTCGTGCGCATCGCGCCAACGCAGGAGCTGGCGGATTTGCAAGGCGAGCAGGAGCGCATCATGCAGCGCCTCGGCCTTAAGCCCGAGCGACGCAGCTTTATCCCTCACATTACGTTGGCCCGGTGTCGCGGCTTGCAACCCGGCGCGGTGGCGCATTGGCTGTCGCTGCGTGGGGGGATCATGAACCTTTCTTTCGAGGTTGATCGCTTCGTTCTCTATTCATCGCGAGACTCGGTGGGTGGTGGGCCCTATGTGGTGGAAGAAGACTATCCTCTTGTTGCCTGA
- a CDS encoding 4a-hydroxytetrahydrobiopterin dehydratase has protein sequence MPRLSDADRSTALAALEGWSLVEGREAIEKRFVFKNFVEAFGFMTKAALEAEKADHHPEWSNVYKTVNVTLTTHDAGGITDKDIALAKAFDACA, from the coding sequence ATGCCCCGCTTGTCTGACGCTGATCGATCCACCGCCCTTGCCGCCCTGGAGGGCTGGAGCCTGGTTGAAGGCCGCGAGGCCATCGAGAAGCGCTTTGTGTTCAAAAACTTCGTCGAAGCCTTTGGATTCATGACCAAAGCGGCGCTTGAGGCGGAAAAGGCAGACCATCATCCTGAATGGTCCAATGTCTACAAAACCGTCAATGTCACGCTCACCACCCATGATGCGGGCGGTATCACGGACAAGGATATCGCGCTTGCCAAGGCATTCGATGCTTGCGCCTAA
- a CDS encoding DUF1232 domain-containing protein: MSVETASTTANDDPSSAGIDGDVLGEDERTRFDKDEARVRRDFWVTVRKAAGSIPFMDELVAAYYCALDRETPTRVRATLLGALGYFVLPLDGIPDFILGLGFTDDAAVIMGVLALMRVHITDEHREAARKALLKDQG, translated from the coding sequence ATGAGCGTCGAGACCGCCTCCACCACCGCAAATGATGACCCGAGCAGCGCCGGTATCGATGGCGATGTGCTGGGCGAGGACGAGCGCACGCGGTTCGACAAGGACGAGGCGCGGGTGCGGCGCGACTTCTGGGTGACCGTGCGCAAGGCCGCTGGCAGCATCCCGTTTATGGATGAACTTGTGGCCGCCTATTACTGCGCTCTGGACAGGGAAACGCCGACACGGGTGCGCGCCACGCTGCTAGGCGCTCTGGGCTATTTTGTGCTGCCGCTGGACGGTATTCCGGACTTCATCCTGGGTCTCGGTTTCACCGATGATGCGGCGGTGATCATGGGCGTTTTGGCGCTGATGCGCGTCCATATCACCGACGAGCATCGCGAAGCGGCCCGTAAAGCGCTGTTGAAGGATCAGGGTTAG
- a CDS encoding divalent-cation tolerance protein CutA, with product MELMQDESPDRLVCVQVTYADAKLARAVAKEIVEKRLAACVHQVRISSTYVWEGKVEEEAEHLLTAKTTMLRARDLETFIRANHPYDEPEFLVLPADAASEGYAKWVRESVA from the coding sequence GTGGAACTGATGCAAGATGAATCACCAGACCGCTTGGTTTGTGTGCAGGTGACCTATGCTGACGCCAAACTTGCGCGTGCGGTCGCCAAAGAGATCGTCGAAAAACGCTTAGCAGCCTGCGTTCACCAGGTGCGCATCTCATCCACCTATGTCTGGGAGGGCAAAGTGGAGGAAGAGGCCGAGCACCTGCTTACCGCCAAAACCACCATGCTGCGCGCCCGCGACCTGGAAACCTTCATCCGCGCCAACCACCCCTATGACGAGCCGGAGTTTCTCGTTCTGCCGGCCGACGCGGCAAGCGAAGGCTATGCGAAATGGGTGCGCGAAAGTGTGGCGTAA
- the acs gene encoding acetate--CoA ligase, translated as MSEVYPVPDAVASAALIDNDKYLEMYEQSVKDPEGFWGEHGKRLDWIKPYSKVKNTSYDPHNVSIKWFEDGTLNVAANCVDRHIETRGDQVAIIWEGDDPGEHLEITYRELGEHVNKMAGVLRNAGVKKGDRVTLYLPMIPEAAYAMLACARLGAVHSIVFGGFSPDSLAQRIEGCSSKVVVTADEGLRGGRKVPLKANVDRAAESAPVDAIVVVKRTGGDIAMQDGRDIWYHEAATDAPDFVEPEEMNAEDPLFILYTSGSTGQPKGVLHTTGGYLTYAAMTHQYVFDYQDGDVYWCTADVGWVTGHSYIVYGPLANGATTLMFEGVPTYPSPSRFWDVVDKHKVSIFYTAPTAIRSLMGAGEEHVKKTDRSTLRILGSVGEPINPEAWNWYYDVVGDKRCPIVDTWWQTETGGILITPLPGATALKPGSATRPFFGVQPALVDAEGQILEGATEGNLVITDSWPGQMRTVYGDHERFVQTYFSTYKGMYFTGDGCRRDEDGYYWITGRVDDVINVSGHRMGTAEVESALVAHPKVSEAAVVGYPHDLKGQGIYVYVTLMEGQEPSDDLRKELVKWVRQEIGPIASPDLIQFAPGLPKTRSGKIMRRILRKIAEDSFDNLGDTSTLADPGVVTDLIDNRQNKS; from the coding sequence ATGAGTGAAGTTTATCCCGTGCCCGATGCCGTCGCATCGGCCGCCTTGATCGACAATGACAAATATCTGGAGATGTACGAGCAGTCGGTGAAGGACCCCGAAGGGTTCTGGGGCGAGCACGGCAAACGGCTCGATTGGATCAAGCCCTACAGCAAGGTGAAAAACACCAGCTACGATCCGCACAATGTCTCGATCAAATGGTTCGAGGACGGCACGCTGAACGTTGCCGCCAACTGCGTGGATCGCCACATTGAAACGCGCGGTGACCAGGTGGCCATCATTTGGGAGGGCGATGATCCGGGCGAGCACCTTGAGATCACCTACCGTGAGCTCGGCGAGCATGTGAACAAAATGGCCGGCGTGCTGAGAAACGCTGGCGTCAAAAAGGGCGACCGCGTCACGCTTTATCTGCCGATGATCCCCGAAGCGGCCTACGCGATGCTCGCCTGCGCCCGTCTGGGCGCGGTGCATTCCATCGTTTTCGGTGGCTTTTCGCCGGACTCCTTGGCCCAGCGCATTGAAGGCTGTTCCTCCAAAGTTGTCGTGACGGCGGACGAAGGTTTGCGTGGCGGCCGCAAGGTGCCGCTGAAGGCCAATGTCGATAGGGCCGCTGAATCAGCGCCTGTCGACGCCATCGTCGTGGTCAAGCGCACCGGCGGTGACATCGCCATGCAGGACGGTCGCGACATCTGGTACCACGAGGCGGCTACGGACGCGCCGGACTTCGTTGAGCCCGAAGAGATGAACGCCGAAGATCCGCTGTTCATTCTCTACACCTCCGGTTCCACCGGCCAGCCCAAAGGCGTGCTGCACACGACCGGCGGCTACCTGACCTACGCCGCGATGACGCATCAATATGTCTTCGATTATCAGGACGGCGACGTTTACTGGTGCACCGCCGATGTCGGTTGGGTGACCGGTCACAGCTACATTGTCTACGGCCCGCTGGCGAACGGCGCGACCACGCTGATGTTTGAGGGCGTGCCGACCTATCCCTCGCCCTCGCGCTTCTGGGACGTGGTGGACAAGCACAAGGTGTCGATCTTCTACACCGCGCCGACCGCCATCCGCTCATTGATGGGCGCTGGTGAAGAGCATGTGAAAAAGACCGACCGCTCCACGCTGCGCATCCTCGGGTCCGTGGGCGAGCCGATCAATCCCGAAGCCTGGAACTGGTACTATGATGTGGTCGGCGACAAACGCTGCCCCATCGTCGATACCTGGTGGCAGACGGAAACCGGCGGCATTTTGATCACACCGTTACCGGGCGCCACAGCACTGAAGCCAGGCTCAGCGACACGTCCGTTCTTCGGCGTGCAACCGGCGCTGGTGGATGCCGAAGGCCAAATCCTGGAAGGCGCTACCGAGGGCAACCTCGTCATCACCGACTCATGGCCGGGCCAGATGCGCACGGTCTATGGCGACCATGAGCGCTTCGTGCAGACCTATTTCTCCACCTACAAGGGCATGTACTTCACCGGTGATGGCTGTCGCCGCGATGAGGACGGCTACTATTGGATCACAGGCCGTGTGGACGATGTGATCAACGTGTCCGGCCACCGTATGGGCACGGCGGAAGTGGAGTCAGCGCTGGTGGCGCATCCAAAAGTCTCCGAGGCCGCCGTCGTCGGTTATCCGCACGACCTCAAAGGCCAGGGCATCTATGTCTATGTCACGCTGATGGAGGGCCAAGAGCCATCCGATGATCTGCGCAAAGAGCTGGTCAAATGGGTGCGCCAGGAGATCGGGCCGATTGCTTCGCCTGACCTGATCCAGTTCGCACCGGGCCTGCCAAAAACCCGTTCAGGCAAGATCATGCGCCGGATTCTACGCAAGATCGCCGAGGACTCGTTCGACAATTTGGGCGACACTTCAACGCTGGCCGATCCGGGGGTTGTCACCGATCTGATCGACAATCGGCAGAACAAGAGTTGA